The region CATAAAAAACAGAGAGGTAGGCTAATAACTTAAAACAATCTTGAACTCTACATGAGTTGCCAATACCTGtaaaaaacataattgtaaaattaTTGTTGTTAGCTGATTACCCATAATAAGGATGGTGTGCCAACCCCTGCAGGACAGGTCAGGCACATGGTGAAGAGAACCAAAAATAGGGCGAGGAAGAGCTGGGCAAACCTCAGAGCCGAACCCTCGATCAGCTGGCATACCTAAACGTCCATTTCCTGCATTGCCCCAGGCAAATATCTGATTGTCTGAGGGGAAACAgagaaatataattaaaaatcagTTTTCTTTACCAAGCCACTTGACTTCAAACGTTTCTATTCTGCATTTCTCACCTTCTGTAGCAGCAATTGTGAATCCATCTCCACAAGACACTTTGGAGACAACCTTTCCACCAAAGGGCCCCAAAAGTAGTTTAACTCCATGATGTTTTTTAAAATCCTTCACACCCAGTTGGCCATATTTATTACAGCCAAAAGTCATGAGACGTCCCCTTTCTGCAGACATACAAACGTACAGTTAAAGTAAGCTATACAGATGATTATACTATGCATTAGTTGTGCAGCAAGCAAGTAATATGATAATGCTTTAATTTCTTATGTTTGCATTGTTTTAATcatgtcttttcttttattgaattttttaaattcttattCTTAATTAACTGCTTTTCACTGTTAAGAGAAAAATGATATACCATCTATTGCTGCTGTATGCGTTTTCCCAGGAGCAATGACTTGAATCTTAAAGCGGGCAAGCTGCTTTACTATAGTCAGAGTTGTGGTGTATGGTATCTCCTGATAACCCTAATAAACAAagattgtatttatatatgaaCCTTCTGGAACAGATCTAacacacaagcaaacaaacacacacacacacacaattcaattTTGTAGACTGCTAAAGAATTCAATTTAAACCAAATAAACACTATTATAAAAAACACGCAACTTTAAAATACAATCCATACCTCCCCAAAGTGGTTCATGATACCAGTGATGCCTTGATTGAGACCTAGCTTGTTAAATTCATTGTTTCCACAGGCCAAGACTTTCCCAGACTCTGTAAGGAAGAATGTACCATCACTGCCACAAAACACAGAGTCGATACTGGCACCCTTGGGTACTTCCACCTACAGATCACAGATATACGGAAAATCTACAATGAAAAGacagaacaacagcaactcCCATTCACAATCACATTATATTCAGGAAACATAAGAAAAACATCAATAAAAACgacatttacaaaaaatatcTTAACAGACACCTGAAAATCTTACACAAAGGGGCTCATGGAGTGGCTTCAAAATATTATGGTATACAAGTATGAATTTGAACTAATATGGGTCCAGACGTGGCTCCCAGTCCAGTACAGTCACCACAACAGAAATTACAGACTGGAAGGCTACTGGAAGGTCCATACTCACTAGCATAGGGGAGGAAAAGTCATCTTCACAGTCCAGGCCAAGTCTACCTGCATAAAAGAGGATAACCCATTGTGAATAAAATTTGTTTCTGTCTTAATCACTAATTTTTGGGTGCTGTTAACACCTGTTGTGCTCACCATGTTCTCCACAGCCCCAAGAATAGATGTCTCCACTGTGAGTGAGCACTACCACATGGTTATCACCACAGGACACCTGCCGCACCGGTCGTTCCTCAAAAAATACCAGCAGATTTGGCTCTAGAACCTCCATTCCCAACTCATTCTCCACCCCAATACAGCCATAATAGTCTGAGCCAAACATATACATTTGGTCTTCATCTGgagaaaacaaatataattgAGCTTTACTAAGTTATCATATCTGAAATTAGACATTTGAAGGCTTTTATCACAcatgtaaaatactggcagTAACAAAAAACAGCTTTTGACTCCTGCTCACCAGTCACACAAGCAGTGAAGTCTCCTCCACAAGCAACCTGCCGGATAGCCTTCCCCTGCAGACGCTCCACTTTGCGTGGTTGTCGGTATGAGGCCTGATCCCCATGGCCAAGCTGACCCACCATCTTAGCACCGCCTTGCACACTCTATACAGGATATAAACCATAACACAAAGACACCACACTTTCATATAATAGCAGTCATTTAAGAGGACAGCACCAAAAGGTTGACAATACAGGATAAAATCAATCCTGCCATTCTCATAAAAAATACCATCCTGTCCTAAATGACATTGTAAATAGTGTCATGTAGGACATAATCAAAACATGCACATCATTCCTATTACACtaccaaattatttatttagagaCATATGAACAATcttaaaattatgtttaaaaacaacctACTGCTACTGTCTCCATGAAAAGCATGTGCCAAACAGGATGAGATTACAAAGGTATAATCCGAACAGATCACTGAAGTACTGCTGCTGATAACTTATAGTTATCTTATAATTACTTATAATTACAGAAAACTTATAATTAAACTCTAGTTTAATTTTcccttatataaatataatagacTAAATGCCAAGTCTATCAATTAAATACATGTATTAAAACTGTACATTTGATTCACTGATGTGGGTAATTTTTAATCTGTATCATCTCTAATGCAAGAGAAGGATCTTTGTTTGTTGTAAAAGTTTCCAGCTAACAACAAAATTTGCTTTATGCTTCATCGATTTGTAATTGGAATAAATAGATGAAATCACAAAAATTTCAAATGCAGACAATAAATTAAATCAGtgcttaaatatgttttatcttGTGATTATATAATCATTTATTACTGAACAAAATCTTTCTTGTTTGAGCAGTTATTTGGTATAAAATAgatttaaatatacacaaaagAAGACTAGATTTTTAAGTGTAGACTGAGAGGTAAGAAAGATTCTTACAGCCCAGGTGTAAAGCTCTTTCTCCACAGTAACCACAGCAAAATGTGTTTCCCCTGAACACACTTGCTGAGCACTGTTGCCGCCCTTAAACATATCCAGCTTTTGAGGTGTGAACTTTCCACCTCCCCAGAAATACACCTCCCTTGAGCGAGTGGTCACTACAGCAACTGGTGTCTCTGATACTGTACTCAACCTTAAAAATCAGACAGATGACAGAGAAAATATAACTTTCACAAAATAGTTCTCTAATATACCAGAGCAACAAAGTTAATATAAGTAGAGGTCTAAAAAGACTGGGTTGAAATAGACTTGCATTACCTTTTAGCTTAACTCATAGTTCTAGCAGAAAATATAAACGTTAAAGCACCTGCAACAATAAGAAAATCCCTTCTACTTACTTGGGTTTTCTGATTGCTGAATTGAGACCAGCCACACGATCCTCCAACACTCTGCAAGCAAAGGTGATTTAGGCTTTTTGGGTGGTTGTGATTTTAACTCTGACCTACTAACTTACTATCTCATATATGTCTCCGTCAGTGAGTGTACTAACACTCTTTATTCCTCCTAATTTAAAACTCACTGTTTTACATTAGAGATGATGGGCTGGTCAAGAATCTGGTCAGCAGCAGGTCTTTTCTCTGGATCCTGTAACACAAACAGGTATATTTTCATTGCATTTGCATTAAGCTATGGTGTATCTTACATGCCTAATTACTGTAAATAAGCCAGTAAAGGTGATTTAGAATTTTACATACTCACCTGATCTAAACATGCATAGACTATCTTGATTATCTCAGCTGAATAAATATCAGAATTCACCTCCATAGTCCAATTACCCTGGACTATCTTCACGCACAGGTTCAAAGGATTCTGAAAgttcaaaatgtaaaataagcaCTGCTGCTTCACTGACTTTTAAACGTACTCAACAGTAGATGGAAAAATTAATACCGTTGCATCAAAGGTCCTTGTGAGTGTCAAAAGCTCATATAGGACACAACCCATGGCCCAGATGTCTGACTTAAAGTTGTATTTCACTCCCTGACAAAGCTCAGGGGACATGTAGTATGGCGTTCctacacactgtaaataaaaggaaaaattgGAATAAAGCCGATTCATAAAATGTTCCAGTATTGAGCactgaagcataaaaacaatcATAATCCTTGAAGTCTGGGTTAATGCTTTGATTCAGTCAAGTGTTCatttaactttaaataaaataaaaatagaaaacagaaGGGGACAtttgttaaacatttttataaaatgaaaagcAATTCAAATCACTCACAGTCTCAGCCATTGAATATTGAGAGTGCAGCTTCTTGGCTAAGCCATAGTCTCCGAGTTTTATCAAGTTTGTCTTAGTAAGAAAGATGTTTAATGTTTTGATATCCCtttgaaaaagaataaaaaaaaaaaaaacatccaaattAAATTCCCATAACTTTATTACttattgtaattaaataaaaaaaatgcagcacATAAGGCAACACGACTAACACTTACAGTAGACAGAGGCAGTGTCCCAACTGTGTATAAACAGAAATACTATATAATATACACTATTTACTAACTATAAAAGTATGAGTTTGGCAGGCTAGTACACAGAACACAGAACATTAACATACTATGCCATTTCTTACTGACTGGACGTGATGAACTGTACTTTATATTTCATACTGAAACACTAGTTAGAATTAGAAAGTGCTCAATAGGGACACGGCTAGATTACTTGCTTCTTACCTGTGTAAGATACCAGCTTTATGAATATGAGCCACAGCTGAGGTAATCTGGTACAAATACCATATGACAACCTTGGAAAAAATATTAACCATGAGAAATAACATACACCAGACTTTCTACGAATTACTTCACATAAATGCATCCTTttatcaaaaatttaaaaacaatataaatttgAAATAGTACCTCCTCTGTGAAAAGCTTCCCCTTCTGTTGATTAATTTTGTCATAAAGATTTCCACCtgaacaaaaaaacacattactaGTATGCataatatttgctttttttaagAGTGGACTTCTGCATGATTATTCTGaaacaaaaagcaaaa is a window of Hoplias malabaricus isolate fHopMal1 chromosome 1, fHopMal1.hap1, whole genome shotgun sequence DNA encoding:
- the LOC136693940 gene encoding serine/threonine-protein kinase Nek9 isoform X1 produces the protein MSLEDYERHYASLSDSGCESVSGSHASGTLINEEEKLHYIPIRVLGKGAFGEATLYRRTEDNSLVVWKEIDLNNLSDKKRRDVMNEISILSILQHHNIIAYFNHFLDKNTLLIELEYCNGGNLYDKINQQKGKLFTEEVVIWYLYQITSAVAHIHKAGILHRDIKTLNIFLTKTNLIKLGDYGLAKKLHSQYSMAETCVGTPYYMSPELCQGVKYNFKSDIWAMGCVLYELLTLTRTFDATNPLNLCVKIVQGNWTMEVNSDIYSAEIIKIVYACLDQDPEKRPAADQILDQPIISNVKQVLEDRVAGLNSAIRKPKLSTVSETPVAVVTTRSREVYFWGGGKFTPQKLDMFKGGNSAQQVCSGETHFAVVTVEKELYTWASVQGGAKMVGQLGHGDQASYRQPRKVERLQGKAIRQVACGGDFTACVTDEDQMYMFGSDYYGCIGVENELGMEVLEPNLLVFFEERPVRQVSCGDNHVVVLTHSGDIYSWGCGEHGRLGLDCEDDFSSPMLVEVPKGASIDSVFCGSDGTFFLTESGKVLACGNNEFNKLGLNQGITGIMNHFGEGYQEIPYTTTLTIVKQLARFKIQVIAPGKTHTAAIDERGRLMTFGCNKYGQLGVKDFKKHHGVKLLLGPFGGKVVSKVSCGDGFTIAATEDNQIFAWGNAGNGRLGMPADRGFGSEVCPALPRPIFGSLHHVPDLSCRGWHTILIMEKVLNSKTIRSNSSGLSIGSGIGQGSSSSLDLGIEPGSDFELRDGIMGGTVEADLEDRGLETPIFSMESKTSESSCPSWLRKELLDAEFIPMPEGSRDSMSVPVESSFSESATLPYEELQEIKAAAVVAANGNGLIETACVEYERVNGLEYEACKTRSLSQQNTQQTCCQASGELVQLREILKRQESSIQLLQKQYKDQLEENEKLWRAIQDLRLGAGNCANNNHESSVFSDE
- the LOC136693940 gene encoding serine/threonine-protein kinase Nek9 isoform X2, which encodes MSLEDYERHYASLSDSGCESVSGSHASGTLINEEEKLHYIPIRVLGKGAFGEATLYRRTEDNSLVVWKEIDLNNLSDKKRRDVMNEISILSILQHHNIIAYFNHFLDKNTLLIELEYCNGGNLYDKINQQKGKLFTEEVVIWYLYQITSAVAHIHKAGILHRDIKTLNIFLTKTNLIKLGDYGLAKKLHSQYSMAETCVGTPYYMSPELCQGVKYNFKSDIWAMGCVLYELLTLTRTFDATNPLNLCVKIVQGNWTMEVNSDIYSAEIIKIVYACLDQDPEKRPAADQILDQPIISNVKQVLEDRVAGLNSAIRKPKLSTVSETPVAVVTTRSREVYFWGGGKFTPQKLDMFKGGNSAQQVCSGETHFAVVTVEKELYTWASVQGGAKMVGQLGHGDQASYRQPRKVERLQGKAIRQVACGGDFTACVTDEDQMYMFGSDYYGCIGVENELGMEVLEPNLLVFFEERPVRQVSCGDNHVVVLTHSGDIYSWGCGEHGRLGLDCEDDFSSPMLVEVPKGASIDSVFCGSDGTFFLTESGKVLACGNNEFNKLGLNQGITGIMNHFGEGYQEIPYTTTLTIVKQLARFKIQVIAPGKTHTAAIDERGRLMTFGCNKYGQLGVKDFKKHHGVKLLLGPFGGKVVSKVSCGDGFTIAATEDNQIFAWGNAGNGRLGMPADRGFGSEVCPALPRPIFGSLHHVPDLSCRGWHTILIMVVGCLLEVALVRVPVHLWIWVLSRVQILSCETVLWVGLWKQTWRTEVWRLLFSQWRARPVRVLAHLGFARSCWMQNSFPCLRAPEIPCLYLWSPLFQKVLRSRMKSFKR